One genomic region from Acidobacteriota bacterium encodes:
- a CDS encoding GNAT family N-acetyltransferase: MPMPVQLVVATAEQEPVVANLMELYAHDFSEIADLHLNANGRFGYPPLPLYWQESNRYPFLITVDGQLAGFVLVKQGSEVSGDKAVWDVAEFFIARGHRRHGVGMNAAHEVWRKFPGRWEVRVTPRNQAGRAFWQRAIAAFMGVTVQSAARQIKGKNWHVFSFDTALAKSH; the protein is encoded by the coding sequence ATGCCTATGCCGGTACAGCTAGTCGTAGCCACCGCTGAACAGGAGCCCGTGGTTGCCAACTTGATGGAATTGTATGCGCACGATTTTAGCGAAATTGCCGATCTGCATCTGAACGCCAACGGACGCTTTGGCTATCCGCCGTTGCCGTTGTATTGGCAGGAGAGCAACCGTTACCCTTTTCTGATAACGGTTGACGGTCAACTCGCCGGGTTTGTGCTGGTGAAGCAGGGTTCAGAAGTTTCCGGCGACAAAGCGGTTTGGGATGTGGCCGAATTCTTTATTGCGCGGGGACACCGCCGGCACGGTGTTGGAATGAACGCCGCGCACGAAGTATGGCGGAAATTTCCGGGGCGATGGGAAGTCAGAGTTACACCACGCAATCAGGCGGGACGAGCGTTTTGGCAACGCGCGATAGCGGCCTTTATGGGCGTTACGGTTCAGTCTGCCGCGCGCCAGATCAAAGGTAAGAACTGGCACGTCTTTTCTTTCGATACAGCCTTGGCCAAGTCGCATTGA
- a CDS encoding mandelate racemase — translation MKITDIKATTVTVPLEAPLRHGNGCHWGRFVRTIVEVETDEGIVGLGEMGGGGESAEAALRALKAYLVGHDPARLEEMRFLIANPTASLYNNRTQMLAALEFACLDILGQKWGVPVSEILGGRLQERVPFASYLFFRYPNPQDGSGETRTVEQLVAHARDLKARHGFTSHKLKGGVFHPDYELECYRAVAESLRGDRFRYDCNGVMSTEQAIRFGQAIEDLNNDYLEDPVYGLHGMRRVREKVRMPLSTNTVVVNFEQLAANILNTAVDVILLDTTFWGGIRPCVKAAGICETFQLGVAVHSSGELGIQLATMLHLGAVLPNLSFAADAHYHHLVDDIIVGGKLKYEGGAIAVPTAPGLGVQLNREKLAEYSELYQRLGGYPYDQDPLRPGWAPTIPNHRWADPNDARRPAIPF, via the coding sequence ATGAAAATCACCGACATCAAAGCGACCACTGTCACTGTCCCGCTCGAAGCCCCGCTGCGCCACGGCAATGGCTGTCACTGGGGCCGCTTCGTGCGCACGATTGTCGAGGTCGAAACCGATGAAGGCATCGTTGGCCTGGGCGAAATGGGCGGCGGCGGCGAATCGGCGGAAGCCGCCTTGCGCGCGTTGAAAGCTTATCTGGTCGGCCATGACCCGGCGCGGCTGGAAGAGATGCGCTTCCTGATCGCTAATCCGACGGCGTCGCTTTACAACAACCGCACGCAAATGCTGGCCGCACTCGAATTCGCCTGTCTCGACATCCTCGGTCAAAAGTGGGGCGTGCCGGTTTCTGAAATCCTCGGCGGACGGTTGCAGGAGCGCGTGCCCTTTGCCTCGTACTTGTTCTTTCGCTATCCAAATCCGCAAGACGGCAGCGGCGAAACGCGCACGGTCGAGCAACTCGTCGCGCACGCACGGGATTTGAAGGCGCGCCACGGCTTCACGTCGCACAAACTCAAAGGCGGCGTCTTTCACCCTGATTACGAATTGGAGTGTTACCGCGCGGTCGCTGAGAGTTTGCGGGGCGACCGTTTCCGTTACGATTGCAACGGTGTGATGTCCACGGAACAGGCGATTCGTTTTGGGCAAGCCATCGAAGACCTCAACAACGATTATCTGGAAGACCCCGTGTATGGGCTGCACGGTATGCGCCGCGTGCGCGAGAAAGTGCGCATGCCACTCTCGACCAATACCGTTGTCGTCAACTTTGAACAACTCGCCGCCAACATTCTCAACACTGCCGTAGATGTGATCCTGCTCGACACGACCTTCTGGGGCGGCATTCGACCTTGCGTTAAAGCGGCGGGCATTTGCGAGACGTTCCAATTGGGCGTGGCCGTGCATTCGTCAGGCGAACTCGGCATTCAATTGGCGACGATGCTGCATCTGGGCGCGGTGCTTCCGAATTTGTCCTTCGCAGCGGATGCGCATTATCACCATCTGGTGGACGACATCATCGTGGGCGGCAAGCTGAAATACGAAGGCGGTGCGATTGCAGTCCCGACCGCGCCGGGCCTGGGCGTCCAACTCAACCGCGAAAAGCTGGCCGAATACAGCGAACTGTACCAACGGCTGGGCGGCTATCCTTACGATCAAGACCCACTGCGGCCCGGCTGGGCACCGACGATTCCGAATCATCGCTGGGCTGATCCCAATGATGCGCGCAGGCCCGCAATACCTTTCTAA
- a CDS encoding MFS transporter gives MPKIKGLRWWMIGLIMLGSIINYLTRSSLSVAAPTLKTQLGIDEQHYSWIVSTFQGAIMLQPLCGYALDVIGLKYGYALFAVAWSIISMSHGLASNWQMLAGLRGLLGLAEGSANPAGMKATSEWFPAQERGLAGGVYNIGASFGSMLAPPLVGWAILAYNWQMAFVITGALGFVWVVAWLWLYESPEKHKALSAEEAEYISSGQEKHLRHDGTRPSILAVLRQRNFWGIALPRFLADPTWGTLTFWMPLYLSQTRGWDLKQIALFAWLPFLAADIGCLFGGSFSLWLQKHWQISLINARRAAFTLGAVTMLGVGFVGVVKSPYAAIALLSLAGFAHQTLSVTVITMSSDLFKKNEVATVAGMAGTFGNAGLLIFSLLIGALVVKIGYTPFFICLGLLDIVGATILWTVVREPHT, from the coding sequence ATGCCCAAAATCAAAGGTCTCAGATGGTGGATGATTGGGCTGATTATGCTTGGCTCGATTATCAACTACCTCACTCGCAGTTCGCTGTCGGTGGCGGCGCCCACGCTGAAAACGCAGCTTGGCATTGACGAGCAACATTACTCGTGGATTGTCAGCACGTTTCAGGGCGCGATCATGTTGCAACCGTTATGCGGTTATGCGCTGGACGTGATCGGCTTGAAATACGGCTACGCGCTATTTGCCGTCGCCTGGTCAATCATCAGCATGTCGCACGGGCTGGCGAGCAATTGGCAAATGCTGGCGGGTTTGCGCGGGTTGCTGGGCTTGGCGGAAGGCTCGGCAAATCCGGCGGGCATGAAAGCCACGTCGGAATGGTTTCCGGCGCAGGAACGCGGTTTGGCGGGCGGTGTTTACAACATCGGCGCTTCGTTCGGTTCGATGCTGGCGCCGCCGCTCGTGGGCTGGGCGATTTTGGCGTACAACTGGCAAATGGCGTTTGTGATTACAGGCGCGCTGGGTTTCGTTTGGGTCGTGGCGTGGTTGTGGCTTTACGAGTCGCCAGAAAAACACAAAGCGCTTTCCGCTGAAGAGGCCGAATATATTTCTTCAGGACAGGAAAAGCATTTGCGGCACGATGGCACGCGGCCTTCGATCTTGGCAGTGCTCCGGCAGAGAAATTTCTGGGGTATCGCTTTGCCACGGTTTTTGGCTGACCCGACATGGGGCACGCTGACTTTTTGGATGCCGCTGTATCTGTCGCAAACGCGCGGCTGGGATTTGAAACAGATTGCGCTGTTCGCCTGGTTGCCCTTCCTGGCAGCGGACATCGGGTGCCTCTTTGGCGGGTCGTTCTCGCTGTGGTTGCAAAAACACTGGCAGATTAGCCTTATCAATGCGCGGCGGGCGGCCTTTACGCTGGGGGCTGTCACGATGTTGGGTGTCGGGTTTGTGGGCGTGGTGAAAAGCCCTTACGCCGCCATCGCACTGCTAAGTCTGGCGGGTTTCGCGCATCAAACGTTATCTGTCACTGTCATCACGATGTCGTCGGATTTATTCAAGAAAAACGAAGTCGCCACCGTCGCGGGAATGGCGGGAACCTTTGGTAATGCCGGTTTACTGATCTTTTCGCTGTTGATCGGCGCATTGGTCGTGAAGATCGGCTATACACCATTTTTTATATGCCTTGGCTTGTTGGACATCGTTGGCGCAACGATTTTGTGGACGGTGGTCAGAGAGCCGCACACTTGA
- a CDS encoding TonB-dependent receptor gives MMKMQWQKMLFLMVALSCLAKAQVLYGSLTGNITDPAGAVVAGAKIDVLNISTGVSQSASTDERGSFQFNNLQAGVYKLTVTAPSFKTMVQDNLKIDANTSRRLDTQLEVGDVSSAVQISSDAPVLQTERADINVVQTTRQINDLPLTGSVGRNYQSLMGLVPGAINQGEQNSAAGSPQRSISFNVNGVSRLQNNTRIDGSSVIYPWLPTNTAYVPPAEGIQEVSIVTNSFDAEQGLAGGAAVNVTIKTGTNGVHGAGWGYDTNSATAARNYFQTTPQVPKSIVAQYGYAVGGPIIKNKLFFFTDLERSTQRNFARVLSYSLAPASLRPGASGAVDFSSTGVTVYDPASNADPSKRTPFANNIVPANRVDPAALEFIKRLPQPTGSGFVNNYTPTGVAEFNRTNIDSKVNYNAGGKLTAFGRYSISPTLIIDPPILGDAGGDALNGGQLGTAPGRVQIAGAGGTYTFSPALILDANVGYTRQRLGAEAFDINSNFGLDVLKIPGTNGPDRLQGGAPFFNVSGWANMGNSNTGNPFLFRDNQYVGTANLSWFRGAHSLRFGLDYQNQQINHFQPQGGTFQTVRGTFQFNGNATRLQNGPTPTDTRYNSWADFLLGLPSGAGKVDQLRNPNALRILSYALYARDHWQVNRKLTVTYGLRWERYPFPDKDNTGINRFDPADGNVYTGGLSNVPRNTGASSGPGHFLPRFGIAWRVNDKLVARAGYGMSTDPRPFIDFRNPTFQES, from the coding sequence ATGATGAAGATGCAATGGCAAAAGATGTTGTTTTTGATGGTTGCTTTGTCTTGCCTGGCCAAGGCGCAGGTTCTTTATGGCTCGCTCACAGGCAACATCACAGACCCGGCCGGAGCGGTCGTGGCAGGCGCCAAAATTGATGTATTGAATATCAGTACCGGTGTCTCACAAAGCGCAAGTACTGATGAGCGAGGCAGTTTTCAGTTCAATAACCTGCAAGCTGGTGTTTATAAGCTGACCGTAACAGCGCCGTCTTTTAAGACGATGGTGCAGGACAATCTTAAGATTGACGCGAATACCTCCCGACGGCTTGATACACAGTTAGAGGTCGGAGATGTGAGCAGTGCCGTTCAGATCAGCTCTGATGCACCTGTGCTACAAACTGAGCGCGCCGACATCAATGTTGTTCAAACGACGCGGCAGATCAATGACCTGCCCTTAACGGGCAGCGTCGGACGCAATTACCAAAGTCTGATGGGGCTGGTGCCAGGGGCGATTAATCAGGGGGAGCAAAACTCCGCAGCCGGTAGCCCGCAGCGTTCCATCTCATTTAATGTAAACGGTGTATCACGCCTGCAAAACAATACTCGTATTGATGGCTCTAGTGTCATCTATCCTTGGCTACCAACTAATACTGCTTATGTCCCGCCTGCCGAAGGCATTCAAGAAGTCAGCATTGTCACGAATTCTTTCGATGCCGAGCAAGGGCTTGCCGGCGGTGCGGCGGTCAACGTCACGATCAAGACCGGAACCAATGGCGTGCACGGCGCGGGCTGGGGGTACGACACCAATAGTGCGACGGCAGCGCGCAACTATTTTCAGACGACACCGCAAGTGCCCAAGAGTATCGTCGCACAATACGGCTATGCCGTGGGCGGGCCGATCATCAAGAACAAGTTGTTCTTTTTCACTGATCTAGAACGTAGCACTCAGCGGAATTTTGCGCGGGTTCTCTCTTACAGCCTGGCGCCAGCCAGCCTGCGCCCTGGTGCGTCGGGCGCGGTGGATTTCAGCAGTACCGGCGTGACGGTTTACGATCCGGCCTCCAATGCCGACCCCTCGAAGCGGACGCCGTTCGCTAACAACATCGTCCCAGCCAATCGCGTTGATCCGGCGGCGCTCGAATTCATCAAGCGGTTACCGCAACCCACCGGGTCGGGGTTTGTCAACAACTACACCCCGACCGGCGTGGCCGAATTCAACCGCACCAACATTGACAGCAAGGTCAATTACAACGCGGGCGGAAAGCTGACGGCGTTTGGGCGCTACAGCATCTCGCCGACCCTCATTATTGACCCGCCGATTCTGGGCGATGCGGGTGGCGACGCGCTCAACGGCGGTCAATTAGGCACCGCTCCCGGACGCGTACAAATTGCTGGCGCGGGCGGGACCTACACGTTCAGCCCGGCTTTGATTCTGGACGCGAACGTCGGCTACACGCGCCAGCGGCTGGGGGCAGAGGCTTTCGACATTAATTCAAACTTTGGTTTGGATGTATTGAAAATCCCCGGCACGAACGGCCCGGATCGGTTGCAGGGCGGCGCGCCGTTTTTCAACGTCAGTGGTTGGGCCAATATGGGCAATTCCAACACGGGCAATCCGTTCCTGTTCCGCGACAATCAATACGTGGGCACCGCGAACCTGTCGTGGTTTCGTGGCGCACACTCATTGCGCTTCGGCCTGGATTACCAGAATCAACAGATCAATCACTTCCAACCGCAGGGCGGCACGTTTCAGACGGTACGCGGCACGTTCCAATTCAACGGCAACGCTACCCGCTTGCAAAACGGTCCTACGCCGACAGACACACGCTATAACTCGTGGGCGGATTTCCTGCTCGGGTTGCCCAGCGGCGCGGGCAAGGTGGATCAACTGCGCAATCCGAATGCGCTGCGCATACTTTCGTATGCCTTGTATGCGCGCGATCACTGGCAGGTGAATCGCAAGCTGACCGTAACCTATGGCCTGCGTTGGGAGCGCTATCCGTTCCCCGACAAAGACAACACAGGCATCAATCGGTTTGACCCGGCGGACGGGAATGTATACACGGGCGGATTGAGTAACGTGCCGCGTAACACCGGCGCGAGTTCCGGGCCAGGCCACTTCCTGCCGCGCTTTGGCATTGCCTGGCGCGTGAATGACAAGTTGGTCGCGCGCGCAGGGTATGGGATGTCTACCGATCCGCGCCCATTCATTGATTTCCGCAACCCCACTTTTCAAGAATCATGA
- a CDS encoding glycoside hydrolase family 43 protein, whose amino-acid sequence MSEISPKIQNPILRGFNPDPSMVRVGDDYYIATSTFEWFPGVQIHHSRDLAHWRLLTRPLNRPSQLNMLGDPDSCGVWAPCLTYDKGLYYLIYTDVKRYGRTSQPGSVGAGLRDMHNYLVTSPTIDGAWSDPIFLNSSGFDPSLFHDDDGHKYLVNMLWDQRPGQNRFGGIALQEYSTAEGKLIGPRHNIFKGTALGFTEAPHLYKRNGYYYLITAEGGTGWGHAVTMARSRELLGPYELHPDKYVLTSRHRPDAKLQRAGHADLVETQSGDTYLVYLCGRPLPNRGRCTLGRETAIQRMVWGTDDWLYTEQRDALPAGETVAPDLLAQPFPPTSTHEDFDSLKLPIDFQWLRSPWPDELFSLTERPGYLRLFGRETPGSMFRQALVARRQQAHCYSAATVVEFEPQYYQQQAGLICYYNGSKFHYLYISTDESIGKHLRVMTCHPELSDMFTAPVPIATKAPVQLRVEVDYERLRFAYRVGNTGWQWLPEQFDASILSDEAGPPGPPNFTGAFVGMCCQDLAGTAHPADFDYFEYREREFCTVVGGE is encoded by the coding sequence ATGTCTGAAATCAGTCCTAAAATTCAAAACCCAATCCTGCGCGGCTTTAACCCTGATCCATCCATGGTGCGCGTAGGCGATGATTACTACATTGCCACTTCGACGTTTGAGTGGTTTCCCGGTGTGCAGATTCATCACTCGCGCGATCTGGCGCACTGGCGTTTGTTGACGCGCCCGCTAAACCGTCCAAGCCAGTTGAACATGCTTGGCGATCCTGACTCGTGCGGGGTTTGGGCACCCTGCCTGACGTATGACAAAGGGCTGTATTATCTGATTTATACGGATGTGAAGCGTTACGGGCGCACGTCGCAACCGGGCAGCGTGGGCGCGGGCTTGCGCGACATGCACAACTATCTGGTCACGAGTCCAACGATTGACGGCGCATGGTCAGACCCGATTTTTCTGAACAGCAGCGGCTTTGATCCATCGCTCTTTCACGATGATGACGGGCATAAATATCTGGTGAACATGCTCTGGGATCAGCGCCCGGGGCAGAATCGTTTTGGCGGCATCGCGTTGCAGGAATACTCGACTGCCGAAGGCAAACTCATTGGCCCGCGCCACAACATTTTTAAGGGCACGGCGCTTGGCTTCACCGAAGCGCCGCATTTGTACAAGCGTAACGGCTATTACTACCTGATAACAGCCGAAGGCGGCACCGGCTGGGGGCATGCCGTAACGATGGCGCGTTCGCGTGAGTTGTTAGGGCCGTATGAACTGCATCCTGACAAGTATGTTCTGACTTCGCGCCATCGCCCGGATGCCAAATTGCAACGTGCTGGACATGCCGATCTAGTTGAAACACAGAGCGGCGACACCTATCTGGTTTATCTGTGCGGACGCCCGCTGCCCAATCGTGGACGCTGCACGCTGGGGCGCGAGACGGCGATTCAACGGATGGTTTGGGGCACGGACGATTGGCTTTACACCGAACAGCGCGATGCGTTGCCAGCGGGTGAAACCGTTGCGCCTGATTTGCTGGCGCAGCCGTTTCCGCCAACTTCGACGCACGAAGATTTCGATAGTCTGAAGCTGCCGATTGATTTTCAATGGCTGCGCTCGCCGTGGCCGGACGAGTTGTTTAGCTTGACCGAGCGGCCTGGTTATTTGCGCCTGTTCGGACGCGAAACGCCGGGCAGTATGTTTCGCCAAGCTTTAGTCGCCCGACGGCAACAAGCGCATTGTTACAGCGCTGCTACCGTCGTCGAATTCGAGCCGCAGTATTATCAGCAGCAGGCCGGGTTGATTTGTTATTACAACGGCTCGAAGTTTCACTATCTCTACATTTCAACAGATGAAAGCATCGGTAAACACCTACGTGTGATGACCTGTCACCCCGAATTGTCAGATATGTTCACGGCTCCAGTCCCAATCGCCACGAAGGCTCCGGTGCAGTTGCGTGTGGAAGTAGATTACGAGCGGTTGCGCTTTGCCTATCGCGTTGGCAACACAGGCTGGCAATGGTTACCGGAGCAATTCGACGCCAGCATTTTGTCCGATGAAGCTGGCCCGCCCGGGCCGCCGAATTTTACGGGCGCATTTGTTGGGATGTGCTGTCAGGATTTGGCAGGCACGGCGCACCCGGCTGACTTTGATTACTTTGAATATCGTGAGCGGGAGTTTTGCACTGTCGTGGGTGGAGAGTAA
- a CDS encoding DUF5597 domain-containing protein: MTNTLWRKPQVIVFAAVCLALATCFSLVCRAQSSALPHLRQQGTATQLIVDDKPFLVRGGELGNSSSSSLEYMRPIWPKLAAMKLNTVLVPVYWELLEPLEGQFDFTLVDGLLQDARKHGLRLVPLWFGAWKNSMSCYAPAWVKTNQQRFPRAEDKAGSGMEILSPFSQANLAADARAFAAFMRHLREVDSRDYTVILVQVENEIGMIPDARDRSALANKLFSQAVPLELLGYLEQHRESLRPELRTAWGNSQFKTRGTWEEVFGAGAATDELFMAWHFARYTNRVAELGKAEYPLPMYVNAALIRPNYQPGQYPSAGPLPHLLDVWRAAAPQIDFLSPDIYFPNFMEWARKYDQSGNPLFIPEVGPSPQNAVQALYAVAQHDALGFSPFSIENLADPARGLLAGGYDLLAQLTPLLLAHQGKKEMAGLLTESAEQRVPQQIRLGGYTLNVTYERASAEAISGGLAIALAPDEFLFAGTSLVVTFEAHTPGAPLVGILSAQEGKYISGQWQPGRWLNGDQTHQGRHLRLPPGRFDIQRIKLYRYR; this comes from the coding sequence ATGACCAACACACTCTGGCGCAAGCCGCAGGTGATTGTTTTTGCCGCTGTTTGCCTGGCCCTCGCAACTTGTTTCAGCCTTGTCTGCCGCGCGCAATCATCTGCGCTGCCACACCTGCGCCAGCAAGGCACGGCAACGCAACTGATCGTGGATGACAAACCCTTTCTCGTGCGCGGCGGCGAATTGGGCAACTCGTCCTCGTCCAGCCTCGAATACATGCGCCCCATCTGGCCGAAACTCGCCGCCATGAAGCTCAACACCGTTCTCGTGCCGGTGTATTGGGAATTGCTCGAGCCGCTGGAGGGGCAATTCGATTTCACGCTAGTGGATGGCTTGCTGCAAGACGCGCGCAAGCACGGGCTGCGGCTGGTGCCGTTGTGGTTCGGCGCGTGGAAAAACAGCATGTCGTGTTACGCGCCGGCGTGGGTGAAAACCAATCAGCAGCGTTTCCCACGCGCCGAAGACAAAGCCGGCAGCGGCATGGAAATCCTTTCGCCGTTCAGTCAGGCAAACCTTGCTGCCGATGCGCGCGCCTTCGCCGCTTTCATGCGCCACCTGCGCGAAGTGGACAGCCGCGATTACACTGTCATCCTGGTGCAGGTCGAAAACGAGATCGGCATGATTCCCGACGCGCGTGACCGCAGCGCGCTTGCCAACAAGCTATTCAGCCAAGCCGTGCCGCTTGAATTGCTGGGCTACCTCGAACAACACCGCGAATCGCTGAGGCCCGAATTGCGCACCGCGTGGGGCAACTCGCAATTCAAAACGCGCGGCACTTGGGAAGAAGTGTTTGGCGCGGGCGCAGCGACTGACGAGCTTTTCATGGCTTGGCATTTTGCGCGTTACACCAATCGCGTGGCCGAACTCGGCAAGGCTGAATATCCCTTGCCAATGTATGTCAATGCCGCGCTGATTCGTCCGAATTACCAACCCGGGCAATATCCGAGCGCTGGGCCGCTGCCGCATCTGCTGGACGTTTGGCGTGCCGCCGCGCCGCAAATTGATTTCCTGTCGCCTGACATTTACTTCCCGAACTTCATGGAATGGGCGCGGAAATACGACCAGTCCGGCAACCCGCTTTTCATTCCAGAAGTAGGCCCCAGTCCACAGAACGCTGTCCAGGCGCTTTATGCCGTGGCGCAACACGATGCGCTGGGCTTCAGTCCCTTCAGCATCGAAAACCTCGCCGATCCAGCGCGCGGCCTGCTCGCGGGCGGTTACGATCTATTGGCGCAACTCACGCCGTTGCTTCTTGCGCATCAAGGAAAGAAGGAGATGGCCGGACTGTTGACGGAAAGCGCCGAGCAGCGCGTGCCGCAGCAAATACGCTTGGGTGGCTACACGCTGAACGTTACATACGAGCGGGCCTCTGCTGAGGCTATTTCCGGCGGGCTGGCAATCGCCCTAGCGCCCGACGAGTTTCTCTTTGCGGGAACAAGTCTGGTGGTTACGTTCGAGGCTCACACGCCTGGCGCGCCGCTGGTGGGTATTCTGTCCGCGCAGGAAGGCAAATATATCAGCGGTCAGTGGCAACCGGGGCGCTGGCTGAACGGCGATCAGACCCATCAAGGGCGGCATTTGCGGTTGCCGCCGGGCCGCTTCGACATTCAACGCATTAAGCTGTACCGCTACCGTTGA
- a CDS encoding alpha-glucuronidase, with amino-acid sequence MLATSFTIALLLLAATAARAEDGYRLWLRYEPLPALARPRLTAIVVPGNSATAQATRAELLAGCGGLLGQPVAAAERIERDGTVLAGTPQASLLIAGLKLPLSQLGTEGFLLRTVKLNGYVVTVIASNSEIGVLYGAFHFLRLLQTQQPLGKLKVSQQPRLQIRMLNHWDNLNGSIERGYAGRSLWDWNALPEKIDPRLHDYARANASLGINGAALNNVNASAQSLSTAYLLKAAAIANVFRPYGVRVFLSARFSAPIELGGLKTADPFDPAVAAWWKQKATEIYQLIPDFGGFVVKANSEGQPGPRTYNRNHVDGANMLAAAVAPHHGVVIWRAFVYDAKPDYDRAAAAYDNLQPFDGKFAPNVLLQVKNGPIDFQPREPFHPLFGALPKTQVMPEFQITQEYLGQANNFVFLAPLWREVLDADTYAKGQGSTVAKVVDGSLYNQKLTGIAGVANTGSDRNWTGQDLTQANWYAFGRLAWNPGLSSKQIADEWIRMTLTNDAKAVATLTRMFTESHEAVVDYMTPLGLHHIMWGGHHYGPAPWWSKEPRPDWNPVYYHRADEKGLGFDRTPAGSNSVAQYHAPVRAQFAELKTCPEKYLVWFHHVPWDYRMKSGRILWDELALHYQRGVAWVRAARQDWEALAHVIDAERHAAVTKKLALQERDAVYWRDACLLYFQTFSKRPLPPGVEQPQKTLDEYKATSLTW; translated from the coding sequence ATGTTGGCCACGAGTTTTACGATTGCCCTGTTGCTGCTCGCGGCAACGGCTGCGCGGGCTGAAGATGGCTATCGCCTGTGGTTGCGTTATGAACCGTTGCCCGCGCTGGCGCGCCCGCGCCTCACGGCCATCGTCGTGCCAGGCAATTCGGCCACGGCGCAAGCCACGCGCGCAGAACTGTTGGCCGGTTGCGGCGGATTGCTGGGCCAACCCGTGGCTGCAGCTGAACGCATCGAACGCGATGGCACGGTGCTCGCCGGGACGCCGCAAGCTTCCCTGCTGATTGCCGGTTTGAAATTGCCGCTGTCCCAACTCGGCACAGAGGGCTTTCTGCTGCGCACGGTGAAACTCAACGGTTACGTGGTAACCGTGATCGCGTCCAACAGCGAAATCGGCGTGCTTTACGGCGCCTTTCATTTCCTGCGGCTGCTGCAAACACAACAGCCCCTCGGCAAGTTGAAGGTGAGCCAGCAACCACGGCTGCAAATTCGTATGCTCAATCATTGGGACAATCTCAATGGCAGCATCGAACGCGGCTATGCGGGGCGCTCGTTGTGGGATTGGAACGCCTTGCCGGAAAAAATTGACCCGCGTTTGCATGATTATGCGCGGGCGAATGCTTCGCTTGGCATCAACGGCGCGGCGCTCAATAACGTCAACGCCAGTGCGCAAAGTTTAAGCACCGCGTATTTGCTCAAAGCCGCTGCGATTGCGAATGTTTTTCGCCCTTATGGCGTGCGCGTCTTTCTCTCGGCGCGCTTCTCTGCCCCCATCGAACTAGGCGGCCTAAAGACCGCCGATCCGTTTGATCCGGCGGTCGCGGCCTGGTGGAAGCAGAAGGCCACTGAGATTTACCAACTCATCCCGGATTTCGGGGGCTTCGTCGTCAAGGCCAACAGCGAGGGCCAGCCGGGGCCGCGCACTTACAATCGCAATCACGTGGACGGCGCGAATATGCTGGCCGCCGCCGTTGCGCCGCATCACGGGGTTGTCATCTGGCGCGCGTTTGTTTACGACGCCAAACCCGATTACGACCGCGCGGCGGCGGCCTATGACAACCTGCAACCTTTCGATGGGAAGTTCGCGCCGAACGTGTTGTTGCAGGTCAAAAACGGCCCGATTGATTTTCAGCCGCGCGAGCCGTTCCATCCGCTGTTTGGCGCGCTGCCGAAAACACAGGTGATGCCCGAATTTCAAATCACGCAAGAGTATCTAGGCCAGGCCAACAACTTTGTCTTTCTTGCCCCGCTGTGGCGCGAAGTTTTGGACGCTGACACTTATGCCAAGGGCCAAGGCTCGACGGTCGCCAAAGTCGTGGATGGCAGCTTATACAATCAAAAACTCACCGGCATTGCGGGCGTGGCAAACACCGGTTCCGACCGCAACTGGACGGGGCAGGACCTGACGCAGGCGAACTGGTACGCCTTCGGACGACTCGCCTGGAACCCCGGTCTTAGTTCCAAACAGATCGCTGACGAATGGATACGGATGACGCTGACGAACGATGCCAAAGCCGTCGCCACGCTCACGCGGATGTTCACGGAATCGCATGAAGCGGTAGTGGATTACATGACGCCGCTGGGGCTGCATCACATAATGTGGGGCGGGCATCACTACGGCCCCGCACCCTGGTGGAGCAAAGAGCCACGCCCGGATTGGAATCCGGTTTATTACCATCGTGCCGATGAAAAGGGGTTGGGGTTTGACCGCACGCCGGCCGGCAGTAATTCGGTCGCGCAATATCACGCGCCGGTGCGCGCTCAATTCGCCGAGCTGAAAACGTGCCCTGAAAAGTACCTGGTCTGGTTCCATCACGTGCCGTGGGACTACCGCATGAAATCAGGCCGTATCCTTTGGGATGAACTGGCGTTGCATTATCAACGCGGCGTGGCTTGGGTGCGGGCGGCGCGGCAGGATTGGGAGGCACTAGCCCACGTGATTGACGCGGAGCGTCACGCGGCAGTAACGAAGAAGCTGGCGCTTCAGGAACGCGACGCGGTCTATTGGCGCGATGCCTGTCTTTTATATTTTCAGACGTTTTCAAAACGCCCCTTGCCACCGGGTGTTGAGCAACCGCAAAAGACGCTCGATGAATACAAAGCAACAAGTCTGACTTGGTGA